A single region of the Hyphomicrobiales bacterium genome encodes:
- a CDS encoding conserved exported hypothetical protein (Evidence 4 : Unknown function but conserved in other organisms): MKKLLAVGAMALGLAACNPNNPTDRTVGGALIGGGAGALVGGLATGTAGGALAGAAIGGVGGAIVGNATTPRCDYYWYRGRRYQQC, encoded by the coding sequence ATGAAGAAGCTATTGGCCGTCGGCGCTATGGCGCTTGGTCTCGCAGCTTGCAACCCCAACAACCCAACGGATCGCACGGTCGGCGGTGCCCTCATCGGCGGCGGCGCGGGCGCGCTTGTTGGAGGCCTCGCGACAGGGACCGCTGGCGGCGCTCTGGCTGGCGCAGCAATTGGCGGTGTCGGCGGCGCGATCGTGGGTAACGCGACCACGCCCCGTTGCGACTACTACTGGTATCGCGGTCGCCGCTATCAGCAGTGCTGA
- a CDS encoding hypothetical protein (Evidence 5 : Unknown function) encodes MAGHGKAVAVRIAAMHLSPAYGLGSPPDGEGAARWHAVIGGDGSLEEKRRPLFARRLR; translated from the coding sequence ATGGCAGGGCATGGCAAGGCAGTCGCGGTTCGGATTGCCGCCATGCACCTCAGCCCGGCTTACGGCCTCGGGTCGCCTCCTGATGGCGAAGGGGCGGCCCGGTGGCACGCCGTCATAGGGGGTGATGGGAGTCTGGAGGAAAAGCGGCGACCGCTTTTCGCAAGACGCTTACGATAA
- the bfr gene encoding bacterioferritin, which translates to MKGDAKVIEYLNRGLRSELTAINQYWLHYRMLDNWGYKAMAKKWRAESIEEMAHADKFVDRILFLDGHPNLQVLDPLQIGQSVKEVIECDLAAEVGARALYQEAAAYCETQKDYPSRDLFIELMTDEEGHIDFLETQLELIKQIGEQLYAQNHIGELED; encoded by the coding sequence ATGAAGGGCGACGCAAAGGTCATAGAATACCTCAATCGCGGATTGCGTAGCGAACTGACCGCGATCAACCAGTACTGGCTGCATTATCGCATGCTTGATAACTGGGGCTACAAGGCCATGGCCAAGAAGTGGCGCGCGGAATCAATCGAGGAGATGGCGCATGCCGACAAATTCGTCGACCGCATCCTCTTCCTCGATGGTCATCCGAATCTCCAGGTGCTGGACCCGCTGCAGATCGGCCAGTCCGTCAAGGAAGTCATCGAATGCGATCTGGCTGCGGAGGTCGGCGCTCGTGCGCTGTACCAGGAGGCCGCGGCCTATTGCGAGACGCAAAAAGACTACCCGTCACGCGATCTCTTTATCGAACTCATGACGGACGAAGAAGGTCATATCGACTTTCTGGAGACGCAGCTCGAGCTTATCAAGCAAATCGGTGAGCAACTCTATGCGCAGAACCATATCGGCGAACTCGAAGACTGA
- the arfB gene encoding Peptidyl-tRNA hydrolase ArfB has translation MIRINDRIELDEREIEESFVRAAGPGGQNVNKVSTAVQLRFDIRRSPSLPNDVAIRMMKLAGSRLTNDGVIVITAQAHRSQQRNREEALERLVELIREATHVDKPRRATRPTLASKVRRLETKSHRGAIKGLRGRKPHEE, from the coding sequence ATGATCCGGATTAACGATCGCATCGAGCTCGACGAACGGGAGATCGAGGAGAGCTTCGTCCGGGCGGCTGGCCCGGGTGGGCAGAACGTCAACAAGGTCTCGACGGCCGTTCAGCTCAGGTTCGACATCCGACGCTCGCCCTCGCTCCCTAACGATGTCGCGATCCGCATGATGAAGCTGGCCGGCAGCCGGCTGACCAATGATGGCGTCATCGTGATCACGGCACAGGCCCATCGCAGTCAGCAGCGCAATCGCGAAGAGGCGCTCGAACGGCTGGTCGAGCTCATCCGGGAGGCGACCCATGTCGACAAACCGCGGCGTGCCACCCGGCCGACGCTGGCCTCGAAGGTCCGGCGGCTGGAAACCAAGAGCCACCGCGGCGCGATCAAGGGGTTGCGCGGCCGCAAGCCGCATGAAGAATGA
- a CDS encoding hypothetical protein (Evidence 5 : Unknown function) — MGHVPGLQIVVILIDGWQLIDRKVLDSTIFDATCTRRDRRAHLGASCSLFHPLLTPRSPLQMRHFDFTASANTSERTVTTATTLAWLQSNRIVLSPYYIFISANYNQPYLTQLLVFLVYFVNLLFLYDKQMYSYAVRYSEYLTTFAACTQKIWFLRRRRPFRNRVVLR, encoded by the coding sequence ATGGGCCACGTGCCCGGGCTCCAGATCGTCGTTATCCTGATCGACGGGTGGCAATTGATCGATCGAAAAGTCTTGGACAGCACCATTTTCGATGCGACTTGCACAAGGCGCGATCGACGCGCCCATCTTGGGGCCTCTTGCTCTCTCTTCCATCCTCTCCTTACTCCGCGCTCGCCACTCCAGATGCGTCATTTTGATTTTACTGCTAGCGCCAATACATCGGAGCGAACCGTCACCACAGCAACAACACTGGCATGGCTACAATCTAACAGAATTGTGCTCTCGCCATATTATATATTCATATCAGCCAATTACAACCAGCCATATCTAACACAATTGCTCGTATTTCTCGTCTATTTTGTCAATCTCCTATTTTTATACGATAAACAAATGTATTCATATGCAGTACGTTATTCTGAGTACCTCACAACATTCGCAGCGTGCACACAGAAGATTTGGTTCCTACGAAGAAGGAGACCTTTCCGGAATCGTGTGGTGCTCAGATAA
- a CDS encoding hypothetical protein (Evidence 5 : Unknown function), with protein MSAGGSALFGCDERDLFWQTDLATRGLMPGCRLVMIMVMLVMRGAWTNRATNGARSGTGVRQDAADGHEAPAAIRTAAEAAISLRGAARLRRVLVCQCAADISIGHDVAVADDHYRSSLEQFKKTFDIKNLLDAIKNSRPSPATESTHARTIGAKVVLRSADLHIPADALCRMRQMAGRL; from the coding sequence TTGAGCGCGGGCGGCTCGGCCCTATTCGGCTGCGATGAGCGTGACCTGTTCTGGCAGACCGATCTCGCGACGCGTGGTCTCATGCCGGGCTGCAGGCTCGTGATGATTATGGTCATGCTGGTTATGCGCGGCGCCTGGACAAATCGCGCAACCAACGGGGCACGCAGCGGCACGGGCGTCAGACAGGATGCGGCGGACGGTCACGAGGCACCGGCCGCAATCAGGACTGCAGCCGAGGCAGCGATAAGCCTGCGCGGGGCTGCGCGGCTTCGTCGGGTCCTCGTCTGCCAATGTGCTGCGGATATCAGCATCGGTCACGACGTTGCAGTGGCAGACGATCATTACCGGTCCAGTTTAGAACAATTCAAAAAAACCTTTGATATCAAGAACTTACTAGACGCCATAAAAAATTCAAGGCCTTCGCCTGCGACAGAATCGACCCATGCGCGGACAATCGGCGCGAAAGTGGTATTGAGATCCGCAGACTTGCACATCCCAGCCGACGCGTTATGCCGGATGCGACAAATGGCAGGCAGGCTATGA
- a CDS encoding Lysine 2,3-aminomutase: MNSPVKPYRPGAAHARPARQMTRPAELAAGGLVAPERIAALDAVAARYAVAVTPAMADLIDAADPDDPIARQFIPDPAELDRQPGEIDDPIGDEPHAAAPGVVHRYPDRALLKLVHVCAVYCRFCFRREMVGPGGKMLTPDEMAAALAYISRTPAIWEVVITGGDPLVVSPRRIAEAVAGLATIDHVKVIRWHTRLPVVDPERITPALVEALKADGKASYVVLHANHARELTPAARAACARLVDAGIPMLSQSVLLKGINDTPEALADLLRALVESRVKPYYLHQGDLAPGTSHLRTTIAEGQALMRALRGHVSGICQPTYVLDIPGGHGKVPIGPGYLCEGLDPESYDVTDYQGVTHRYPPKA; the protein is encoded by the coding sequence ATGAATTCACCGGTCAAACCATACCGCCCCGGCGCCGCGCATGCGCGGCCGGCGCGCCAGATGACCCGCCCGGCCGAGCTTGCGGCGGGTGGGCTGGTCGCGCCCGAACGGATTGCCGCGCTCGATGCCGTCGCCGCCCGTTATGCCGTGGCGGTGACGCCTGCGATGGCTGACCTGATCGATGCCGCCGATCCCGACGATCCGATCGCCCGGCAGTTCATTCCCGATCCGGCGGAACTCGACCGCCAGCCCGGCGAAATCGACGACCCGATCGGCGATGAACCACACGCGGCGGCGCCCGGCGTCGTGCATCGCTATCCCGATCGCGCCTTGCTCAAGCTGGTGCATGTCTGCGCCGTCTACTGCCGCTTCTGCTTCCGCCGCGAGATGGTGGGCCCGGGCGGCAAGATGCTGACGCCGGACGAAATGGCGGCAGCCCTCGCCTATATCAGCCGTACGCCCGCCATCTGGGAGGTGGTGATCACCGGCGGCGACCCGCTGGTCGTCTCGCCCCGCCGCATCGCGGAAGCTGTCGCGGGCCTCGCCACCATCGACCATGTCAAAGTGATCCGCTGGCACACACGCCTGCCGGTCGTCGATCCCGAGCGGATCACGCCCGCGCTGGTGGAGGCACTGAAGGCCGATGGCAAGGCGAGCTATGTCGTGCTCCACGCCAACCACGCGCGGGAGTTGACGCCTGCCGCCCGCGCCGCCTGCGCGCGGCTGGTCGATGCGGGTATCCCGATGCTCAGCCAGTCCGTGCTCCTGAAAGGCATCAACGACACGCCGGAGGCGCTGGCCGATCTCCTGCGGGCGCTCGTCGAGAGCCGGGTCAAACCGTACTACCTGCACCAGGGCGATCTCGCGCCCGGCACCAGCCACCTGCGCACCACCATCGCCGAAGGCCAGGCTTTGATGCGCGCCCTGCGCGGCCATGTCTCAGGCATCTGCCAGCCGACCTATGTCCTCGACATTCCCGGTGGCCACGGCAAGGTGCCGATCGGCCCGGGATATCTGTGCGAGGGTCTCGATCCTGAAAGCTACGATGTCACGGACTATCAAGGCGTGACCCACCGCTATCCGCCGAAGGCCTGA
- a CDS encoding conserved hypothetical protein (Evidence 4 : Unknown function but conserved in other organisms) — protein MSPSLNGQFLLAGVVTFVVLAIASFLVFDRLLVLPSRDPPASVRQVLFEQTAGPRIIIDAGSNAYVGLDPEILESRFGRQTVLLADHAGYPLDMKLSRLEKHLHAGDVLILPLEWNYYVGRFSDPTFTDNVFTALKHYYRALPFWERARFFFTGMRFSSIFKYMRSLALGEVARPGSQAIVSGWYSQLEHSPFGAALNDGPVPRYVGFFDCRSMLLFGEKNGAPDLERLADRLAAIARARQVKIALTWPVVIGKDCYDAYERDFRPTENALRAAMGRVGIPILGNPRDYYFADERYMLDTYYHPIAEGARMRTRRLAEQAAEAGILVPQAVSAAELAQQRLEAVDAAIAGVAYRGLVPASNGTHVIDRTAVENNMLFGRGWSQPEANSFIWSDGLESVLAIRLPERRCRLTLNHFLHGDQRDSLVRLAPAQTWQSASEPIEVPAEARGVALLHLRHRDVKSPLELGQGADPRLLKFNLQSFTVDCQGE, from the coding sequence ATGTCCCCAAGCCTCAACGGCCAATTTCTGCTGGCGGGCGTTGTCACCTTCGTGGTGCTCGCCATTGCGAGTTTTCTGGTCTTCGATCGCCTGCTCGTATTGCCATCGCGCGATCCCCCGGCGTCTGTGAGGCAGGTCCTTTTCGAGCAAACGGCCGGCCCGCGGATTATCATCGATGCGGGATCCAATGCCTATGTCGGGCTCGATCCGGAAATACTCGAAAGCAGGTTCGGTCGTCAGACCGTGCTGCTGGCCGATCATGCCGGCTATCCGCTTGATATGAAGCTCTCCCGCCTGGAAAAACACCTCCATGCGGGTGACGTACTGATCTTGCCGCTCGAGTGGAACTATTACGTCGGCCGTTTCAGTGACCCGACGTTCACCGATAATGTTTTCACAGCATTGAAGCATTATTATCGCGCGTTGCCTTTTTGGGAGCGGGCAAGGTTCTTTTTTACGGGCATGAGGTTTTCCTCAATATTCAAGTATATGCGATCCCTCGCTCTCGGCGAGGTGGCGCGGCCCGGTTCTCAGGCCATCGTATCCGGATGGTATTCACAACTGGAGCATTCGCCCTTTGGCGCGGCGCTCAATGATGGCCCCGTGCCCCGCTATGTCGGCTTTTTCGACTGTCGCAGCATGTTGCTATTCGGAGAGAAGAACGGGGCGCCCGATCTGGAACGCCTGGCAGACAGGCTCGCCGCAATCGCCCGCGCCCGGCAGGTGAAGATTGCGCTGACCTGGCCGGTGGTGATCGGCAAGGATTGTTACGACGCCTATGAGCGGGATTTTCGTCCGACCGAAAACGCGCTGCGGGCCGCGATGGGGCGCGTCGGAATCCCCATCCTCGGCAATCCGCGCGATTACTATTTCGCGGATGAGCGCTATATGCTGGACACATATTATCATCCCATCGCCGAGGGCGCGCGTATGCGGACGCGCCGCCTGGCCGAGCAGGCCGCGGAGGCAGGAATTCTGGTGCCTCAGGCTGTATCGGCCGCCGAACTCGCGCAGCAGCGCCTGGAGGCGGTCGATGCCGCGATTGCCGGCGTGGCCTATCGCGGGCTTGTGCCGGCCAGCAACGGCACGCATGTGATCGACCGGACGGCTGTCGAGAACAACATGCTGTTCGGCCGTGGATGGTCGCAGCCCGAAGCCAACAGCTTCATCTGGTCAGATGGACTGGAATCGGTTTTGGCCATTCGTCTGCCGGAGCGCCGATGCCGTCTGACGCTGAACCATTTTCTCCACGGTGATCAGCGGGACAGTCTGGTGAGGCTGGCCCCCGCGCAGACCTGGCAATCGGCATCGGAGCCGATCGAAGTGCCTGCGGAGGCGAGGGGAGTGGCGCTCCTGCACCTGCGGCATCGCGATGTGAAGTCGCCGCTTGAGCTCGGCCAAGGCGCCGACCCGCGGCTTCTGAAGTTCAATCTGCAGTCATTCACGGTCGACTGCCAGGGCGAATAG
- the expG gene encoding Exopolysaccharide II synthesis transcriptional activator ExpG — protein sequence MGASIAPCASRIENGAVQDFSIDQLPPVDQDNDDLEPGHVAHLELVRIVERVYRRYLDLLRNDLTRLGVDDVSPSQVMMLFTIGGDDLSVRDLIDRGHYLGSNASYNLKRLVECGYVERSASPRDKRAARIRLSDQGRHLCDLIRKIDDGYHRLAVRDDEQIREFAITFTTLRRLEHIWTNAARYGEARLV from the coding sequence ATGGGCGCGTCGATCGCGCCTTGTGCAAGTCGCATCGAAAATGGTGCTGTCCAAGACTTTTCGATCGATCAATTGCCACCCGTCGATCAGGATAACGACGATCTGGAGCCCGGGCACGTGGCCCATCTGGAACTCGTGCGTATTGTGGAGCGTGTCTATCGACGCTATCTCGATCTTCTGCGCAACGATCTGACCCGACTGGGCGTTGACGATGTCAGTCCATCGCAGGTGATGATGCTATTCACGATCGGAGGGGACGATCTGTCGGTGCGCGACCTCATCGATCGCGGGCATTATCTCGGTTCAAACGCGTCCTATAATCTCAAGCGGCTCGTGGAATGCGGCTATGTCGAGCGCAGCGCCTCCCCGCGTGACAAGCGGGCGGCCCGCATCCGGTTGTCCGATCAGGGGCGACATCTGTGTGATCTCATTCGCAAGATCGATGATGGCTATCATCGTCTGGCTGTGCGGGATGACGAGCAGATTCGGGAGTTTGCCATCACCTTCACGACGTTGCGGCGGCTTGAGCATATCTGGACCAATGCCGCCCGCTATGGGGAGGCGAGGCTCGTCTAA
- the yfcG gene encoding disulfide reductase, which produces MEHHPRLTMVLSEPTMIDLYYWTTPNGHKITIFLEEAGLPYRIHPVNIGKGEQFNPDFLKIAPNNRIPAIVDHEPADGGAPISLFESGAILLYLAEKLHRFIPKDIRGRSEVLQWLFWQMGGLGPMAGQNHHFSNAAPEKIPYAIERYVKETTRLYGVMDKRLADRPFLAGDYSIADMACYPWVVPHERHGQRLQDFPNLERWFKTIAERPAVIRAFAQADAIRARHAQG; this is translated from the coding sequence ATGGAGCACCATCCCCGCCTGACGATGGTTTTGAGCGAGCCGACGATGATCGACCTTTATTACTGGACCACCCCGAACGGCCATAAGATAACGATTTTCCTCGAGGAAGCGGGCCTGCCCTACCGGATCCATCCGGTGAATATCGGCAAGGGCGAACAGTTCAACCCGGATTTCCTCAAGATCGCGCCCAACAATCGCATTCCGGCCATCGTGGATCACGAGCCGGCCGACGGTGGAGCGCCGATATCCCTATTCGAATCCGGCGCTATTCTTCTCTATCTCGCTGAGAAGCTTCACCGCTTCATTCCCAAGGACATCCGCGGCAGGTCCGAAGTCTTGCAATGGCTGTTCTGGCAGATGGGCGGCCTCGGTCCCATGGCCGGCCAGAACCATCATTTCAGCAATGCGGCTCCTGAAAAGATACCCTATGCCATCGAACGCTATGTCAAGGAAACCACCCGCCTCTATGGCGTGATGGACAAGCGCCTTGCCGACAGGCCGTTTCTTGCCGGCGATTATTCCATCGCTGACATGGCCTGCTATCCCTGGGTCGTGCCCCACGAGCGCCATGGGCAGCGTCTCCAGGATTTTCCCAACCTGGAACGCTGGTTCAAAACGATCGCCGAGAGACCGGCGGTCATTCGCGCCTTTGCGCAGGCCGACGCCATACGTGCCCGGCACGCGCAAGGCTGA